Proteins encoded together in one Schistocerca cancellata isolate TAMUIC-IGC-003103 unplaced genomic scaffold, iqSchCanc2.1 HiC_scaffold_1144, whole genome shotgun sequence window:
- the LOC126159439 gene encoding uncharacterized protein LOC126159439 yields MDVSADHSVSAVATTGQDSLSTVSENVPAVVQPVVGAVVSETVSDSVPQSVTDVVSRPNSDSVAPTVSQAEPSPSVPAPVVAPSDVSEPLPVAESSDVFVEPKPQRDEARSRSSSRQRFRSASSSPSYDRGLARGDRSPSPVGRPPASSWASQRRAGRRDLDVELRPPQAAGSGRQPPRKQQQQQQRASSRHAQSADLSVAAQQRDVAVRHLRTVLSQPASVDVPVLAPDTVSAVTAASLSTKRKAEDVHRRRAGPSIHDRVSVPSSDVEMSVKDSVSVASGVTATATLPPLSPFEPSEWAKDVVEGGET; encoded by the coding sequence atggatgtgtctgctgatCATAGTGTCTCTGCTGTTGCGACTACCGGCCAGGACTCTTTGTCCACGGTTTCGGAAAACGTGCCTGCTGTTGTTCAACCGGTTGTGGGTGCTGTTGTATCGGAGACAGTCTCTGACTCCGTGCCGCAGTCGGTAACCGATGTTGTTTCGCGCCCTAATTCGGACTCTGTTGCCCCCACTGTGTCGCAGGCGGAGCCCTCTCCTTCTGTGCCTGCACCCGTCGTTGCACCCTCTGACGTTTCTGAGCCTCTTCCTGTTGCGGAATCGAGCGATGTTTTTGTGGAACCAAAACCGCAGCGGGATGAAGCTCGTTCTCGCAGTTCCAGTAGGCAACGCTTCCGCAGTGCCAGTAGCTCCCCTTCCTACGACAGAGGTTTAGCGCGAGGTGACCGTAGTCCGTCCCCAGTAGGGCGCCCCCCCGCCTCTTCTTGGGCGTCGCAACGCCGCGCCGGGCGGCGCGACCTCGACGTGGAGCTACGGCCGCCTCAGGCTGCCGGCTCCGGGCGTCAGCCGCCgcgcaaacaacaacaacagcagcagcgtgcCTCCTCTCGCCACGCACAGTCAGCTGATCTGAGTGTTGCAGCGCAGCAACGTGACGTTGCTGTTCGCCATCTACGGACTGTGTTAAGTCAACCCGCCTCTGTAGATGTGCCTGTTTTAGCGCCAGACACGGTTTCGGCTGTGACTGCGGCATCTCTGTCGACTAAACGGAAGGCAGAGGATGTACACCGTCGTCGCGCTGGTCCTTCTATTCACGACCGCGTGTCGGTGCCTTCTTCCGACGTGGAGATGTCCGTTAAGGATTCTGTGTCGGTCGCTTCTGGCGTGACGGCTACTGCCACCCTGCCGCCCCTCTCCCCCTTCGAGCCTTCGGAGTGGGCGAAGGATGTTGTGGAGGGTGGGGAGACGTAG